Proteins from one Patagioenas fasciata isolate bPatFas1 chromosome 6, bPatFas1.hap1, whole genome shotgun sequence genomic window:
- the LOC139828260 gene encoding kinesin-like protein KIF2C isoform X4, whose translation MDSRVCRLVCPGSVIKIQRSNGLIQEAMVKAVNVDRCSVSVEWCDGSNVKGKDVDIDDVITMNPELLEEIPAADVKENLPLQENITVQKQTRRTTLSKFRVPRREPQCSLQENEMRVDPGTSTQTRNNSSVPAGRTRTNRLSCAPEASLPNVNGNTEDHLPAATVSPVRRRSNTVKAKEKIKNKREEKRARTSENKTKRAQEFDSSCPNWEYARMIKEFRETLNYQPMSITDPTEEHRICVCVRKRPLNKQELLRKECDVITIPSKCVLLMHEPKQKVDLTKYLDTQAFRFDFSFDEFSSNEMVYRFTARPLVETIFEGGKATCFAYGQTGSGKTHTMGGDFSGRAQNASKGIYAFASQDVFLLLNQPKYRNQNLEVYVTFFEIYNGKLFDLLNKKAKLQVLEDGKQQVQVVGLQEKKVSCAEDVIRMIEMGSACRTSGQSFANTCSSRSHACFQILLRRRGKQLGKFSFVDLAGNERGADTSSADRQTRMEGAEINKSLLALKECIRALGQNKSHTPFRESKLTQVLRDSFIGTNSRTCMIAMISPGMSSCDYTLNTLRYADRVKELSPHNGGGETQNQMEIEETGMSGEGSGLPYNLSKDEEEDISPHLFNYREAMTQISELEEKIVEQLGEMRQRTVTELDCLLGITEQPDYDLETFVSGTKYFLEEGSRSFLSVKETFDALVAAMQLEEQASKQMSRQRP comes from the exons ATGGATTCCCGCGTCTGCCGTCTCGTCTGTCCCGGCAGCGTCATTAAGATCCAGCGAAGTAATG GTTTGATCCAGGAGGCGATGGTGAAGGCGGTGAACGTGGACCGGTGCTCCGTGTCCGTGGAGTGGTGCGATGGCAGCAACGTCAAGGGCAAGGAT GTTGACATTGATGATGTGATAACAATGAATCCTGAGTTATTAGAAGAAATACCTGCTGCAGATGTGAAAGAGAACCTTCCTTTGCAGGAGAATATAACTGTTCAG aaacagaCGCGTAGAACAACCCTTTCAAAATTTCGTGTTCCACGACGAG AACCACAGTGCAGCCTCCAGGAAAATGAGATGAGGGTGGATCCCGGCACTTCTACACAAACCAGAAACAATTCATCAGTTCCTG CTGGCCGAACCAGGACTAACAGGCTGAGCTGTGCTCCAGAAGCCTCACTGCCAAATGTAAATGGAAATACAGAGGATCACCTGCCTGCTGCTACAGTGAGCCCAG TTCGAAGAAGAAGTAACACTGTGAAAGcgaaggagaaaattaaaaacaagagagaagaaaagagagccCGAACCagtgaaaacaagacaaaacgTGCACAG GAATTTGACAGCAGCTGTCCTAACTGGGAGTATGCACGGATGATCAAGGAATTCAGAGAAACTTTAAACTACCAGCCAATGTCTATAACTGACCCA ACAGAAGAACACAGGATTTGTGTCTGTGTGAGGAAGCGCCCTCTCAATAAACAAG AACTTCTGAGAAAGGAATGTGATGTGATTACTATTCCGAGCAAGTGCGTACTGCTGATGCACGAGCCAAAGCAGAAAGTGGACCTCACAAAATACCTTGACACCCAAGCATTTAGATTTGACTTTTCATTTGATGAATTCTCTTCTAATGAGATGGTGTACAG GTTCACTGCTAGACCTCTGGTAGAGACCATCTTTGAGGGTGGTAAGGCGACATGCTTTGCATATGGCCAGACAGGCAGTGGCAAGACACAT ACTATGGgtggagacttctctgggagagcACAGAATGCCTCAAAGGGCATATATGCTTTTGCAT CACAAGATGTCTTCCTTCTTCTAAACCAACCCAAGTACAGGAATCAGAACCTAGAAGTCTATGTGACTTTCTTTGAAATATACAATGGAAAG CTGTTTGACCTCTTGAATAAGAAGGCAAAGCTTCAAGTCCTGGAGGATGGCAAGCAGCAGGTTCAGGTGGTTGGTCTCCAAGAGAAAAAAGTCagctgtgctgaggatgtcaTCAGAATGATCGAGATGGGCAGTGCCTGCAG GACATCTGGGCAGAGTTTTGCAAATACTTGTTCTTCACGGTCACATGCCTGCTTCCAAATCCTACTACGCCGAAGAGGAAAACAGCTTGGCAAATTTTCCTTTGTGGATCTGGCAGGAAATGAGAGGGGTGCAGACACATCTAGTGCTGATCGGCAGACACGAATGGAAGGTGCAGAAATCAATAAGAGCTTGCTAGCTTTGAAG GAATGTATTCGAGCTTTAGGGCAGAACAAATCCCATACCCCTTTCAGGGAGAGCAAGCTGACCCAGGTATTAAGAGACTCATTCATAGGAACGAACTCAAGAACCTGTATG ATAGCAATGATTTCTCCAGGCATGAGTTCATGCGACTACACCTTAAACACACTGAGATATGCTGACAG AGTGAAAGAGCTCAGCCCTCATAATGGAGGTGGTGAAACACAGAATCAGATGGAGATCGAGGAAACAGGGATGAGTGGAGAAGGCTCAGGTCTTCCATACAAT CTCTCCAAGGATGAGGAGGAAGATATCTCTCCCCACTTGTTCAATTATCGTGAGGCTATGACTCAAATTAGTGAACTGGAGGAGAAGATTGTGGAACAGCTTGGAGAAATGAGACAG AGAACAGTGACTGAACTTGACTGCCTCTTGGGAATCACGGAGCAACCAGACTACGATCTTGAGACCTTTGTGAGCGGAACTAAGTACTTTTTAGAGGAGGGTTCAAGAAGCTTCCTCAGTGTCAAAG AAACTTTTGATGCCCTGGTGGCTGCCATGCAACTGGAGGAGCAAGCCAGCAAGCAGATGAGCCGGCAAAGGCCTTAG
- the LOC139828260 gene encoding kinesin-like protein KIF2C isoform X2, with product MDSRVCRLVCPGSVIKIQRSNGLIQEAMVKAVNVDRCSVSVEWCDGSNVKGKDVDIDDVITMNPELLEEIPAADVKENLPLQENITVQKQTRRTTLSKFRVPRRVAAVKTNISAPEQKTPEPQCSLQENEMRVDPGTSTQTRNNSSVPAGRTRTNRLSCAPEASLPNVNGNTEDHLPAATVSPVRRRSNTVKAKEKIKNKREEKRARTSENKTKRAQEFDSSCPNWEYARMIKEFRETLNYQPMSITDPTEEHRICVCVRKRPLNKQELLRKECDVITIPSKCVLLMHEPKQKVDLTKYLDTQAFRFDFSFDEFSSNEMVYRFTARPLVETIFEGGKATCFAYGQTGSGKTHTMGGDFSGRAQNASKGIYAFASQDVFLLLNQPKYRNQNLEVYVTFFEIYNGKLFDLLNKKAKLQVLEDGKQQVQVVGLQEKKVSCAEDVIRMIEMGSACRTSGQSFANTCSSRSHACFQILLRRRGKQLGKFSFVDLAGNERGADTSSADRQTRMEGAEINKSLLALKECIRALGQNKSHTPFRESKLTQVLRDSFIGTNSRTCMIAMISPGMSSCDYTLNTLRYADRVKELSPHNGGGETQNQMEIEETGMSGEGSGLPYNLSKDEEEDISPHLFNYREAMTQISELEEKIVEQLGEMRQRTVTELDCLLGITEQPDYDLETFVSGTKYFLEEGSRSFLSVKETFDALVAAMQLEEQASKQMSRQRP from the exons ATGGATTCCCGCGTCTGCCGTCTCGTCTGTCCCGGCAGCGTCATTAAGATCCAGCGAAGTAATG GTTTGATCCAGGAGGCGATGGTGAAGGCGGTGAACGTGGACCGGTGCTCCGTGTCCGTGGAGTGGTGCGATGGCAGCAACGTCAAGGGCAAGGAT GTTGACATTGATGATGTGATAACAATGAATCCTGAGTTATTAGAAGAAATACCTGCTGCAGATGTGAAAGAGAACCTTCCTTTGCAGGAGAATATAACTGTTCAG aaacagaCGCGTAGAACAACCCTTTCAAAATTTCGTGTTCCACGACGAG tTGCAGCAGTGAAAACTAATATCTCTGCACCTGAGCAGAAGACTCCAG AACCACAGTGCAGCCTCCAGGAAAATGAGATGAGGGTGGATCCCGGCACTTCTACACAAACCAGAAACAATTCATCAGTTCCTG CTGGCCGAACCAGGACTAACAGGCTGAGCTGTGCTCCAGAAGCCTCACTGCCAAATGTAAATGGAAATACAGAGGATCACCTGCCTGCTGCTACAGTGAGCCCAG TTCGAAGAAGAAGTAACACTGTGAAAGcgaaggagaaaattaaaaacaagagagaagaaaagagagccCGAACCagtgaaaacaagacaaaacgTGCACAG GAATTTGACAGCAGCTGTCCTAACTGGGAGTATGCACGGATGATCAAGGAATTCAGAGAAACTTTAAACTACCAGCCAATGTCTATAACTGACCCA ACAGAAGAACACAGGATTTGTGTCTGTGTGAGGAAGCGCCCTCTCAATAAACAAG AACTTCTGAGAAAGGAATGTGATGTGATTACTATTCCGAGCAAGTGCGTACTGCTGATGCACGAGCCAAAGCAGAAAGTGGACCTCACAAAATACCTTGACACCCAAGCATTTAGATTTGACTTTTCATTTGATGAATTCTCTTCTAATGAGATGGTGTACAG GTTCACTGCTAGACCTCTGGTAGAGACCATCTTTGAGGGTGGTAAGGCGACATGCTTTGCATATGGCCAGACAGGCAGTGGCAAGACACAT ACTATGGgtggagacttctctgggagagcACAGAATGCCTCAAAGGGCATATATGCTTTTGCAT CACAAGATGTCTTCCTTCTTCTAAACCAACCCAAGTACAGGAATCAGAACCTAGAAGTCTATGTGACTTTCTTTGAAATATACAATGGAAAG CTGTTTGACCTCTTGAATAAGAAGGCAAAGCTTCAAGTCCTGGAGGATGGCAAGCAGCAGGTTCAGGTGGTTGGTCTCCAAGAGAAAAAAGTCagctgtgctgaggatgtcaTCAGAATGATCGAGATGGGCAGTGCCTGCAG GACATCTGGGCAGAGTTTTGCAAATACTTGTTCTTCACGGTCACATGCCTGCTTCCAAATCCTACTACGCCGAAGAGGAAAACAGCTTGGCAAATTTTCCTTTGTGGATCTGGCAGGAAATGAGAGGGGTGCAGACACATCTAGTGCTGATCGGCAGACACGAATGGAAGGTGCAGAAATCAATAAGAGCTTGCTAGCTTTGAAG GAATGTATTCGAGCTTTAGGGCAGAACAAATCCCATACCCCTTTCAGGGAGAGCAAGCTGACCCAGGTATTAAGAGACTCATTCATAGGAACGAACTCAAGAACCTGTATG ATAGCAATGATTTCTCCAGGCATGAGTTCATGCGACTACACCTTAAACACACTGAGATATGCTGACAG AGTGAAAGAGCTCAGCCCTCATAATGGAGGTGGTGAAACACAGAATCAGATGGAGATCGAGGAAACAGGGATGAGTGGAGAAGGCTCAGGTCTTCCATACAAT CTCTCCAAGGATGAGGAGGAAGATATCTCTCCCCACTTGTTCAATTATCGTGAGGCTATGACTCAAATTAGTGAACTGGAGGAGAAGATTGTGGAACAGCTTGGAGAAATGAGACAG AGAACAGTGACTGAACTTGACTGCCTCTTGGGAATCACGGAGCAACCAGACTACGATCTTGAGACCTTTGTGAGCGGAACTAAGTACTTTTTAGAGGAGGGTTCAAGAAGCTTCCTCAGTGTCAAAG AAACTTTTGATGCCCTGGTGGCTGCCATGCAACTGGAGGAGCAAGCCAGCAAGCAGATGAGCCGGCAAAGGCCTTAG
- the LOC139828260 gene encoding kinesin-like protein KIF2C isoform X1: protein MDSRVCRLVCPGSVIKIQRSNGLIQEAMVKAVNVDRCSVSVEWCDGSNVKGKDVDIDDVITMNPELLEEIPAADVKENLPLQENITVQKQTRRTTLSKFRVPRRVAAVKTNISAPEQKTPAVRGHTRMSVFAEPQCSLQENEMRVDPGTSTQTRNNSSVPAGRTRTNRLSCAPEASLPNVNGNTEDHLPAATVSPVRRRSNTVKAKEKIKNKREEKRARTSENKTKRAQEFDSSCPNWEYARMIKEFRETLNYQPMSITDPTEEHRICVCVRKRPLNKQELLRKECDVITIPSKCVLLMHEPKQKVDLTKYLDTQAFRFDFSFDEFSSNEMVYRFTARPLVETIFEGGKATCFAYGQTGSGKTHTMGGDFSGRAQNASKGIYAFASQDVFLLLNQPKYRNQNLEVYVTFFEIYNGKLFDLLNKKAKLQVLEDGKQQVQVVGLQEKKVSCAEDVIRMIEMGSACRTSGQSFANTCSSRSHACFQILLRRRGKQLGKFSFVDLAGNERGADTSSADRQTRMEGAEINKSLLALKECIRALGQNKSHTPFRESKLTQVLRDSFIGTNSRTCMIAMISPGMSSCDYTLNTLRYADRVKELSPHNGGGETQNQMEIEETGMSGEGSGLPYNLSKDEEEDISPHLFNYREAMTQISELEEKIVEQLGEMRQRTVTELDCLLGITEQPDYDLETFVSGTKYFLEEGSRSFLSVKETFDALVAAMQLEEQASKQMSRQRP from the exons ATGGATTCCCGCGTCTGCCGTCTCGTCTGTCCCGGCAGCGTCATTAAGATCCAGCGAAGTAATG GTTTGATCCAGGAGGCGATGGTGAAGGCGGTGAACGTGGACCGGTGCTCCGTGTCCGTGGAGTGGTGCGATGGCAGCAACGTCAAGGGCAAGGAT GTTGACATTGATGATGTGATAACAATGAATCCTGAGTTATTAGAAGAAATACCTGCTGCAGATGTGAAAGAGAACCTTCCTTTGCAGGAGAATATAACTGTTCAG aaacagaCGCGTAGAACAACCCTTTCAAAATTTCGTGTTCCACGACGAG tTGCAGCAGTGAAAACTAATATCTCTGCACCTGAGCAGAAGACTCCAG CTGTGCGTGGCCATACCAGGATGTCTGTTTTTGCAGAACCACAGTGCAGCCTCCAGGAAAATGAGATGAGGGTGGATCCCGGCACTTCTACACAAACCAGAAACAATTCATCAGTTCCTG CTGGCCGAACCAGGACTAACAGGCTGAGCTGTGCTCCAGAAGCCTCACTGCCAAATGTAAATGGAAATACAGAGGATCACCTGCCTGCTGCTACAGTGAGCCCAG TTCGAAGAAGAAGTAACACTGTGAAAGcgaaggagaaaattaaaaacaagagagaagaaaagagagccCGAACCagtgaaaacaagacaaaacgTGCACAG GAATTTGACAGCAGCTGTCCTAACTGGGAGTATGCACGGATGATCAAGGAATTCAGAGAAACTTTAAACTACCAGCCAATGTCTATAACTGACCCA ACAGAAGAACACAGGATTTGTGTCTGTGTGAGGAAGCGCCCTCTCAATAAACAAG AACTTCTGAGAAAGGAATGTGATGTGATTACTATTCCGAGCAAGTGCGTACTGCTGATGCACGAGCCAAAGCAGAAAGTGGACCTCACAAAATACCTTGACACCCAAGCATTTAGATTTGACTTTTCATTTGATGAATTCTCTTCTAATGAGATGGTGTACAG GTTCACTGCTAGACCTCTGGTAGAGACCATCTTTGAGGGTGGTAAGGCGACATGCTTTGCATATGGCCAGACAGGCAGTGGCAAGACACAT ACTATGGgtggagacttctctgggagagcACAGAATGCCTCAAAGGGCATATATGCTTTTGCAT CACAAGATGTCTTCCTTCTTCTAAACCAACCCAAGTACAGGAATCAGAACCTAGAAGTCTATGTGACTTTCTTTGAAATATACAATGGAAAG CTGTTTGACCTCTTGAATAAGAAGGCAAAGCTTCAAGTCCTGGAGGATGGCAAGCAGCAGGTTCAGGTGGTTGGTCTCCAAGAGAAAAAAGTCagctgtgctgaggatgtcaTCAGAATGATCGAGATGGGCAGTGCCTGCAG GACATCTGGGCAGAGTTTTGCAAATACTTGTTCTTCACGGTCACATGCCTGCTTCCAAATCCTACTACGCCGAAGAGGAAAACAGCTTGGCAAATTTTCCTTTGTGGATCTGGCAGGAAATGAGAGGGGTGCAGACACATCTAGTGCTGATCGGCAGACACGAATGGAAGGTGCAGAAATCAATAAGAGCTTGCTAGCTTTGAAG GAATGTATTCGAGCTTTAGGGCAGAACAAATCCCATACCCCTTTCAGGGAGAGCAAGCTGACCCAGGTATTAAGAGACTCATTCATAGGAACGAACTCAAGAACCTGTATG ATAGCAATGATTTCTCCAGGCATGAGTTCATGCGACTACACCTTAAACACACTGAGATATGCTGACAG AGTGAAAGAGCTCAGCCCTCATAATGGAGGTGGTGAAACACAGAATCAGATGGAGATCGAGGAAACAGGGATGAGTGGAGAAGGCTCAGGTCTTCCATACAAT CTCTCCAAGGATGAGGAGGAAGATATCTCTCCCCACTTGTTCAATTATCGTGAGGCTATGACTCAAATTAGTGAACTGGAGGAGAAGATTGTGGAACAGCTTGGAGAAATGAGACAG AGAACAGTGACTGAACTTGACTGCCTCTTGGGAATCACGGAGCAACCAGACTACGATCTTGAGACCTTTGTGAGCGGAACTAAGTACTTTTTAGAGGAGGGTTCAAGAAGCTTCCTCAGTGTCAAAG AAACTTTTGATGCCCTGGTGGCTGCCATGCAACTGGAGGAGCAAGCCAGCAAGCAGATGAGCCGGCAAAGGCCTTAG
- the LOC139828260 gene encoding kinesin-like protein KIF2C isoform X3: MDSRVCRLVCPGSVIKIQRSNGLIQEAMVKAVNVDRCSVSVEWCDGSNVKGKDVDIDDVITMNPELLEEIPAADVKENLPLQENITVQKQTRRTTLSKFRVPRRAVRGHTRMSVFAEPQCSLQENEMRVDPGTSTQTRNNSSVPAGRTRTNRLSCAPEASLPNVNGNTEDHLPAATVSPVRRRSNTVKAKEKIKNKREEKRARTSENKTKRAQEFDSSCPNWEYARMIKEFRETLNYQPMSITDPTEEHRICVCVRKRPLNKQELLRKECDVITIPSKCVLLMHEPKQKVDLTKYLDTQAFRFDFSFDEFSSNEMVYRFTARPLVETIFEGGKATCFAYGQTGSGKTHTMGGDFSGRAQNASKGIYAFASQDVFLLLNQPKYRNQNLEVYVTFFEIYNGKLFDLLNKKAKLQVLEDGKQQVQVVGLQEKKVSCAEDVIRMIEMGSACRTSGQSFANTCSSRSHACFQILLRRRGKQLGKFSFVDLAGNERGADTSSADRQTRMEGAEINKSLLALKECIRALGQNKSHTPFRESKLTQVLRDSFIGTNSRTCMIAMISPGMSSCDYTLNTLRYADRVKELSPHNGGGETQNQMEIEETGMSGEGSGLPYNLSKDEEEDISPHLFNYREAMTQISELEEKIVEQLGEMRQRTVTELDCLLGITEQPDYDLETFVSGTKYFLEEGSRSFLSVKETFDALVAAMQLEEQASKQMSRQRP, translated from the exons ATGGATTCCCGCGTCTGCCGTCTCGTCTGTCCCGGCAGCGTCATTAAGATCCAGCGAAGTAATG GTTTGATCCAGGAGGCGATGGTGAAGGCGGTGAACGTGGACCGGTGCTCCGTGTCCGTGGAGTGGTGCGATGGCAGCAACGTCAAGGGCAAGGAT GTTGACATTGATGATGTGATAACAATGAATCCTGAGTTATTAGAAGAAATACCTGCTGCAGATGTGAAAGAGAACCTTCCTTTGCAGGAGAATATAACTGTTCAG aaacagaCGCGTAGAACAACCCTTTCAAAATTTCGTGTTCCACGACGAG CTGTGCGTGGCCATACCAGGATGTCTGTTTTTGCAGAACCACAGTGCAGCCTCCAGGAAAATGAGATGAGGGTGGATCCCGGCACTTCTACACAAACCAGAAACAATTCATCAGTTCCTG CTGGCCGAACCAGGACTAACAGGCTGAGCTGTGCTCCAGAAGCCTCACTGCCAAATGTAAATGGAAATACAGAGGATCACCTGCCTGCTGCTACAGTGAGCCCAG TTCGAAGAAGAAGTAACACTGTGAAAGcgaaggagaaaattaaaaacaagagagaagaaaagagagccCGAACCagtgaaaacaagacaaaacgTGCACAG GAATTTGACAGCAGCTGTCCTAACTGGGAGTATGCACGGATGATCAAGGAATTCAGAGAAACTTTAAACTACCAGCCAATGTCTATAACTGACCCA ACAGAAGAACACAGGATTTGTGTCTGTGTGAGGAAGCGCCCTCTCAATAAACAAG AACTTCTGAGAAAGGAATGTGATGTGATTACTATTCCGAGCAAGTGCGTACTGCTGATGCACGAGCCAAAGCAGAAAGTGGACCTCACAAAATACCTTGACACCCAAGCATTTAGATTTGACTTTTCATTTGATGAATTCTCTTCTAATGAGATGGTGTACAG GTTCACTGCTAGACCTCTGGTAGAGACCATCTTTGAGGGTGGTAAGGCGACATGCTTTGCATATGGCCAGACAGGCAGTGGCAAGACACAT ACTATGGgtggagacttctctgggagagcACAGAATGCCTCAAAGGGCATATATGCTTTTGCAT CACAAGATGTCTTCCTTCTTCTAAACCAACCCAAGTACAGGAATCAGAACCTAGAAGTCTATGTGACTTTCTTTGAAATATACAATGGAAAG CTGTTTGACCTCTTGAATAAGAAGGCAAAGCTTCAAGTCCTGGAGGATGGCAAGCAGCAGGTTCAGGTGGTTGGTCTCCAAGAGAAAAAAGTCagctgtgctgaggatgtcaTCAGAATGATCGAGATGGGCAGTGCCTGCAG GACATCTGGGCAGAGTTTTGCAAATACTTGTTCTTCACGGTCACATGCCTGCTTCCAAATCCTACTACGCCGAAGAGGAAAACAGCTTGGCAAATTTTCCTTTGTGGATCTGGCAGGAAATGAGAGGGGTGCAGACACATCTAGTGCTGATCGGCAGACACGAATGGAAGGTGCAGAAATCAATAAGAGCTTGCTAGCTTTGAAG GAATGTATTCGAGCTTTAGGGCAGAACAAATCCCATACCCCTTTCAGGGAGAGCAAGCTGACCCAGGTATTAAGAGACTCATTCATAGGAACGAACTCAAGAACCTGTATG ATAGCAATGATTTCTCCAGGCATGAGTTCATGCGACTACACCTTAAACACACTGAGATATGCTGACAG AGTGAAAGAGCTCAGCCCTCATAATGGAGGTGGTGAAACACAGAATCAGATGGAGATCGAGGAAACAGGGATGAGTGGAGAAGGCTCAGGTCTTCCATACAAT CTCTCCAAGGATGAGGAGGAAGATATCTCTCCCCACTTGTTCAATTATCGTGAGGCTATGACTCAAATTAGTGAACTGGAGGAGAAGATTGTGGAACAGCTTGGAGAAATGAGACAG AGAACAGTGACTGAACTTGACTGCCTCTTGGGAATCACGGAGCAACCAGACTACGATCTTGAGACCTTTGTGAGCGGAACTAAGTACTTTTTAGAGGAGGGTTCAAGAAGCTTCCTCAGTGTCAAAG AAACTTTTGATGCCCTGGTGGCTGCCATGCAACTGGAGGAGCAAGCCAGCAAGCAGATGAGCCGGCAAAGGCCTTAG